In one Oryza glaberrima chromosome 2, OglaRS2, whole genome shotgun sequence genomic region, the following are encoded:
- the LOC127761110 gene encoding uncharacterized protein LOC127761110 isoform X2, translating into MDKLVQFGRKAWFVVRVLSGYEERRIRAHRLQMQQQIARAQAKKEELRKQPEQIILSEVRQMVQQMQALNQQLEETETAIDEYFKPIDKNAKIITDMQLEKEEKQIKEMTKVMQDQIAMQREIASKRAQATAIESKDTQTSDKIAEGPPKEETMKQ; encoded by the exons ATGGATAAGCTGGTGCAGTTCGGGAGGAAGGCGTGGTTCGTGGTGCGGGTGCTGTCCGGCTACGAGGAGAGGAGGATCCGTGCTCACAGgctgcagatgcagcagcagatCGCGAGG GCCCAAGCTAAGAAGGAAGAGCTTCGGAAGCAGCCAGAACAAATTATTCTATCAGAGGTTCGTCAAATGGTGCAGCAGATGCAAGCCCTCAATCAGCAGCTTGAAGAAACT GAAACCGCCATAGATGAGTATTTCAAACCAATCGATAAGAATGCTAAGATCATAACGGACATGCAACTGGAGAAAGAAGAGAAGCAAATAAAGGAGATGACGAAAGTAATGCAAGATCAAATAGCAATGCAAAGAGAAATTGCAAGTAAGAGAGCTCAGGCCACTGCCATAGAGTCTAAAGACACCCAAACGAGTGACAAGATTGCTGAAGGCCCTCCGAAAGAAGAAACCATGAA GCAATAA
- the LOC127761110 gene encoding uncharacterized protein LOC127761110 isoform X1 produces MDKLVQFGRKAWFVVRVLSGYEERRIRAHRLQMQQQIARAQAKKEELRKQPEQIILSEVRQMVQQMQALNQQLEETETAIDEYFKPIDKNAKIITDMQLEKEEKQIKEMTKVMQDQIAMQREIASKRAQATAIESKDTQTSDKIAEGPPKEETMKRNWSLGLYP; encoded by the exons ATGGATAAGCTGGTGCAGTTCGGGAGGAAGGCGTGGTTCGTGGTGCGGGTGCTGTCCGGCTACGAGGAGAGGAGGATCCGTGCTCACAGgctgcagatgcagcagcagatCGCGAGG GCCCAAGCTAAGAAGGAAGAGCTTCGGAAGCAGCCAGAACAAATTATTCTATCAGAGGTTCGTCAAATGGTGCAGCAGATGCAAGCCCTCAATCAGCAGCTTGAAGAAACT GAAACCGCCATAGATGAGTATTTCAAACCAATCGATAAGAATGCTAAGATCATAACGGACATGCAACTGGAGAAAGAAGAGAAGCAAATAAAGGAGATGACGAAAGTAATGCAAGATCAAATAGCAATGCAAAGAGAAATTGCAAGTAAGAGAGCTCAGGCCACTGCCATAGAGTCTAAAGACACCCAAACGAGTGACAAGATTGCTGAAGGCCCTCCGAAAGAAGAAACCATGAA AAGGAACTGGAGTCTTGGGCTCTATCCATGA